DNA sequence from the Enterobacteriaceae endosymbiont of Donacia cincticornis genome:
TCTTATAAAATAAAGAATAATGGAATAATTGATTATAATAATTTACTAAAATTAGCAATAAAATATAAACCAAAAATGATTATTGGAGGATTTTCTTCTTATTCTAGAATATGTAATTGGGCTAAAATGAGATATATTGCTGATGTAGTAAATGCATATTTTTTTGTAGATATTTCACATATTGCAGGTTTAATTATTGCTGGATTATATCCTAATCCATTACCTTATGCACATATAATAACTAGTACTACACATAAAACTTTATCTGGACCTAGAGGAGGTATTATATTAGCAACGAAAGAAAACAAAAATTTATTTCATAAAATTGATAAAGCAGTATTTCCTGGTAGTCAAGGAGGTCCATTAATGCATATTATTGCTGCTAAAGCTCTAGCTTTTAAAGAAGCATTAAATAAGGATTTTAATATATATCAAAAACAAATTTTAATAAATTCAAAATTAATGGTAAAAATATTTAAAAAATATAATTATCAAATTGTTTCTGATAATACTGATAATCATATGTTTATTCTTAATTTAACTAATAAAAATATAACAGGTTTAGAAGCTCAAATTTTATTAGAAAATTATAATATTATCGTTAATAAAAATAGTATTCCTTATGATAAAAATCCTCCTTCAATTACATCTGGTATAAGAATAGGTACCCCAGCTATTACAAAAAGGGGTTTTAAAGAAAGTGAAATAAAAATATTAACAAAATATATTGTAAATATATTAAATAATAAGAATACATATATAAAAAATATAAAAAATGATATAATAAGATTATGTAATAATTTTCCTATATATATTAATAAATAAAATTATTTTTTGAATAGAAGGTAAATATAATGACAAAGATTATTTCTGTATTAATATTTATTACAGATGGAGTTGAAGATATAGAAACTATATCATCTGTAGATATTTTAAATAGAAGTAATATAAATACTACATTAGTAAGTACAAATAATAGACGTGAAATTAAATGTGCACATGGTTCTAAAATAATTAGTAATATTTTTATAAATAATTTAAAAAATATTAATATTAATAATCAATCTGCAGTTATTCTTCCTGGGGGATTAAAAGCATCGGAACATTTTCAAAAAAATAAAATTTTATTAAAATATTTAAAAATTTTTAAAAAAAATAATAAAATAATAGGAGCAATATGTGCATCTCCATCAATGGTTATATGTTCAAATAATATTTTTCCAAATGCAAAAATGACTGGATATTTAGGATTAAAATATTTAATTCCATATCAGCAATGGAAAAAATATCCAGTTTTTTGGGATAATAAATATAAATTGTTAACAGCACAAAGTGTTAAATATGCAATCAAATTTAATTTAAAATTAATTAAAATTCTTTTAGGTGAAAAAATATCTTTGAAAATTGAACAAGAATTATAATGGACTGTTGAATTACTGTAAAATAGTTTTTATATAAAAATATATCTATAAATAATTTCTTATTTAAGATTTTTCAATTAAATTCTTATTTTGTTTGCCATTTTATCTAAAACACCATTTATAAATTTATAACTATTTTCTACTCCCCCAAAACTTTTGGCTAAATGAATACTTTCATTTATTACAACTTTATATGGTACGTCTAAACGATTTATTAATTCATATATTGAAATACGTAATATTGCTTTTTCGATTTGTCCTAATTCAAACAATTTTCGAGATAAAAATGGTTCCATTGTATTATCTAAATATTTACTATTAATTATTACTCCATTTATTAAATCATTAAAATAATCAATATCTATATATTTTATATTTTTTATTGATTCATTTAAAAAATAATATTGAATATCATTAAAATTATTATTAGATAATTGCCAAGAATAAATAGCTTGTAAAGCATATTTTCTAGATTGATATCTATAAGTAAATTTCACTTAACTTCCCTTTTTATTTTTTGTATGTAATAATTTTATTGATTTAAATATATTAATCATTTCTAATAAAGTTATGGCTGCTTCTGTACCTTTATTCATAACTTTAACACCAGACCTTTCAATAGCTTGTTCAATATTATCAGTTGTTAAAATACTAAAAGAAATAGGAATATTATTTTTTACTGATAAATTAGATATTTGTGAACAAACTTCTTGAGATAAATATTTAAAATGAGATGTTTCTCCTTTTATAATACTGCCAATAGCTATTATACCATCATACACATTTTTTTTTATTAATAATTGTATTACTGATGCTATTTCGTAGCTTCCTGGTACCCAACAAATAGTTATATTTTTTTCTTGTACCATACCTATTCTTTGTAAAGTATCAATAGTTGCATATAACAAATGTTTATTTATAAATGTATTAAATCTTGATATAACAATAGCAATAAATGCATTAGGTGCTATCACATTTTCATCAATAATTTGCATAATATAATTTATATCCTTTAAAAACTATTTAATAGGTTTTAATATTAATTTTAAATCTGGTCCTATTTTTTTTATATATTTAAAATAAAAATGAGGAACATTAATAATATTCATAAATGAATTAATATTACATAAATTTAATGCTACGTTACCTAATAATTTAGGAGTAAGATAAATAATTAATTCATCTATTAAATTATAAGTAATTAAAAATCCTGATAATGTACTCCCTGCTTCTATAAGAAGAGAATTTATTTTTCTACTACCCAATATTTTAAATAAATATTCTAAATCAAAATATCCATTAATTTCTGGTACTATAATTTGTTCTACATAATTTGGCCAATTATCAAAAGTATATTTTAATTTAATTAATAATATTTTTCCTGGAAATAAAATTATTTTATCAGTAGGTTTAATTTTATTTAATCTATCTAAAATAATTCTGATAGGTTGTCTTAATAATTTTTTAGGATAAATTTTTTTTATATTATAACTTAATTTGTTCCATTTTACTAATAAAGTAGAATCATCTTTAATTACAGTTTTACTTGTACTTAAAATTGCCGTACTTTTAGCTCTTAAAATATTAACATCTTTTCTAGAAATTTTAGATGATATCCATTTACTATCTCCATTTAATAATGCAATTTTACCATCTAATGATATCGCTAATTTTAATTGTATCCAAGGTATACCTGTATACATTCTTTTAAAAAAACCTGAATTTATAAACTTAGCTTCTTTTGATAAAATATTTTTTGTAATTTTAATACCTTTACTATTTAAAAATTTTAATCCTTTACCATTTACTTTTGGATTAGGATCTTTTGTTGCAACTACAAGGCGTTTAATTTTAGCATTAACTAATGCATCACAACATGATGGTGTTAAATTTTTATAATTACAAGGTTCTAATGTGACATACATTGTCGATCCTTCAGCATTTTTCCCTGCCATTTTTAATGCAGTAATTTCTGCATGAGGTTCACCTGTTTTTAAATGATATCCCTGACCAATAATTTTCTTATTATTAACAATAATACATCCTACATTAGGATTAGGAGTTGTAGTATAAATACCTAATTTAGCTAATTTAATTGCATGCATCATATAAAATTTATCTATTAAATACATAATAACCTTAATTTATTATCTAATAAAGTATTTTAATCATTTTAATTTATATAATATTCACTATATTGAATTAATATTATAAATATTAAAAATATAAAATTAAATAAATAATTATAAAAATTAATTATTTATTTAAAATAAATATAATAAAATAAATATTTTTTCTATACTTAGAATATATTATTTTATTTATATAAAATATATTTTTATATTAAAAATCTTTATTGAAAGAGATGATATTTATATGAAAAAAAAAATTATTCTTTTAGATACTACATTACGTGATGGTGAACAATCTTTACAATTTAATTTAAATACTAAAAAAAAGATAGAAATAGCATTAGCATTAGAAAAAATGGGTATTGATATTATTGAAGTAGGATTTCCTATTTCATCTCCTATGGATTATAAAACTTCTAAAGAACTATCAAAAATTATAAAAAATAGTAAATTATGTGGTTTAGCAAGATGTAAAAAAAAAGATATAGATATGGTATATAATTCACTTAAAAAAACAGGGAATTTTAGAATCCATATTTTTTTAGCAACTTCACCCATACATATAACTACAAAATTAAAAACTACTTTAAATAAGGTAGTAGAAAAAATATCATTTATGATTAAATATGCACGTAAATATACTGATGATATTGAATTTTCTTGTGAAGATAGTAGTCGTACACCTATTAATGACTTATGTTATGTTGTACAAACTGCAATAAATGCAGGAGCTACAACAATTAATATTCCAGATACAGTAGGTTATATATTTCCTCAAGAATATTATGATATAATTTCTAATTTAAAAAAAAAAATAGATAATATAGATAAATGTATTCTTTCAGTACATACACATAATGATTTAGGTATGGCAGTAGGTAATGCTATTACAGCAATAAATGCGGGAGCAAGACAAATAGAAGGAACAATTAACGGTATAGGAGAAAGAGCCGGTAATTGTGCTTTAGAAGAAGTTATTATGGCATTATATACAAGAAAAAAAAGTATAAATTTTTATACTGATATAAATATTAATAATATTTATTATACAAGTAAATTAGTAAGTAAAATATGTAATATTCCTATATCAATAAATAAAGCGATTGTAGGAAGTAATGCATTTTCTCATTCTTCTGGTATCCACCAAGATGGAATGATAAAAAATAGAAATACTTATGAAATATTAAATCCTAAAAACATCGGTTTAAATCAAACAGAATTTAATCTTACTTCTAAATCAGGAAGAGCTGCAATAAAATATCATATGAATTTAATGGGATATAAAGAAAATACTTATGAT
Encoded proteins:
- the glyA gene encoding serine hydroxymethyltransferase, which produces MKKLDKISNFDTKLFNIIKKEYKRQENNINLIASENYTSRDVMKIQGSVLTNKYAEGYPSNRYYGGCKYIDQIENLAIKRAKKLFNADYVNVQPHSGSQANFAVYMALLKPGDIIMGLENSHGGHLTHGSKINFSGKFYQNISYKIKNNGIIDYNNLLKLAIKYKPKMIIGGFSSYSRICNWAKMRYIADVVNAYFFVDISHIAGLIIAGLYPNPLPYAHIITSTTHKTLSGPRGGIILATKENKNLFHKIDKAVFPGSQGGPLMHIIAAKALAFKEALNKDFNIYQKQILINSKLMVKIFKKYNYQIVSDNTDNHMFILNLTNKNITGLEAQILLENYNIIVNKNSIPYDKNPPSITSGIRIGTPAITKRGFKESEIKILTKYIVNILNNKNTYIKNIKNDIIRLCNNFPIYINK
- a CDS encoding DJ-1/PfpI family protein, giving the protein MTKIISVLIFITDGVEDIETISSVDILNRSNINTTLVSTNNRREIKCAHGSKIISNIFINNLKNININNQSAVILPGGLKASEHFQKNKILLKYLKIFKKNNKIIGAICASPSMVICSNNIFPNAKMTGYLGLKYLIPYQQWKKYPVFWDNKYKLLTAQSVKYAIKFNLKLIKILLGEKISLKIEQEL
- the nusB gene encoding transcription antitermination factor NusB, coding for MKFTYRYQSRKYALQAIYSWQLSNNNFNDIQYYFLNESIKNIKYIDIDYFNDLINGVIINSKYLDNTMEPFLSRKLFELGQIEKAILRISIYELINRLDVPYKVVINESIHLAKSFGGVENSYKFINGVLDKMANKIRI
- the ribH gene encoding 6,7-dimethyl-8-ribityllumazine synthase, with product MQIIDENVIAPNAFIAIVISRFNTFINKHLLYATIDTLQRIGMVQEKNITICWVPGSYEIASVIQLLIKKNVYDGIIAIGSIIKGETSHFKYLSQEVCSQISNLSVKNNIPISFSILTTDNIEQAIERSGVKVMNKGTEAAITLLEMINIFKSIKLLHTKNKKGS
- the ribD gene encoding bifunctional diaminohydroxyphosphoribosylaminopyrimidine deaminase/5-amino-6-(5-phosphoribosylamino)uracil reductase RibD, which codes for MYLIDKFYMMHAIKLAKLGIYTTTPNPNVGCIIVNNKKIIGQGYHLKTGEPHAEITALKMAGKNAEGSTMYVTLEPCNYKNLTPSCCDALVNAKIKRLVVATKDPNPKVNGKGLKFLNSKGIKITKNILSKEAKFINSGFFKRMYTGIPWIQLKLAISLDGKIALLNGDSKWISSKISRKDVNILRAKSTAILSTSKTVIKDDSTLLVKWNKLSYNIKKIYPKKLLRQPIRIILDRLNKIKPTDKIILFPGKILLIKLKYTFDNWPNYVEQIIVPEINGYFDLEYLFKILGSRKINSLLIEAGSTLSGFLITYNLIDELIIYLTPKLLGNVALNLCNINSFMNIINVPHFYFKYIKKIGPDLKLILKPIK
- the leuA gene encoding 2-isopropylmalate synthase, yielding MKKKIILLDTTLRDGEQSLQFNLNTKKKIEIALALEKMGIDIIEVGFPISSPMDYKTSKELSKIIKNSKLCGLARCKKKDIDMVYNSLKKTGNFRIHIFLATSPIHITTKLKTTLNKVVEKISFMIKYARKYTDDIEFSCEDSSRTPINDLCYVVQTAINAGATTINIPDTVGYIFPQEYYDIISNLKKKIDNIDKCILSVHTHNDLGMAVGNAITAINAGARQIEGTINGIGERAGNCALEEVIMALYTRKKSINFYTDININNIYYTSKLVSKICNIPISINKAIVGSNAFSHSSGIHQDGMIKNRNTYEILNPKNIGLNQTEFNLTSKSGRAAIKYHMNLMGYKENTYDINLLYNNFIKLADKKGQIFNYDLESLAFNNEQDNNTEYFLLKYFNIESNSNLSIATIKLKCGNLDKLESATGLGAVNAIYKTMIKITNYNIKLINYMLIANSHTKKSTGKVNIKIKYKKKIFNGVGFSKDIIKASVIAIINCLNNIWRSNQVQKNILQNNKYKKER